The following nucleotide sequence is from Alteromonas sp. V450.
AGCAGTGATTGATATACATTTTTTGGGAAACCGGCGTCTTCGTACAATTGCTGTATAGCCATCGCCATACCAAACACATTCTTAGCGTGTTTGAGTACAGTTGTATTACCTGCCATGATATTTGATGCACTGTAACGGATCACTTGATAAAGGGGGAAGTTCCATGGCTGAATGCCCAAAATGACACCAATGGGTTGATAGGTGATAATGGCACGACCACCTTCGAAAATCCTGTGTTCATCTTCGAGTATATCTGCCCCATGCTCAGCAGTATATCGACAAATCTCAGCACATAACTGTACTTCCTGTTTGCCTTGAGCAGTCACTTTACCCATTTCTCTTGTCATCAAACTTGCTAGGTCGTCAATACGCTCTTCCATTAAATCAGCAAGGTTGTTAAATAAATCTGCTCGTGTTTCAAAAGAGGTTCTTCGCCAGTTCAAATACGCTTCTTGTGAGCGTGTCACGGCTTGCTCGGCATCATCAGCCGACATTAAATGATAGTGATCGATTTTTTCACCCGTAGCAGGGTTATAAGTGTTAATTGTTTCGCTCATTTTCACACTCCTTATTCCATTTGGTTCAACAAGGGTGCAACTTAAAAGCCAAACAAAACAAGTCGTTTAAAAACAATGGCTTAATTAAATTATTTAAAAAGTAAACTACGGCGAGGGCGATTTTGATCAGAAAAGATTACTTAACTTGGTAAAGATTGCAAAGCAGTATTCACTTAACGTAAAGCGCCCGTTAACAACGGGCGGATTTTTATTTAATCTGTGTATAAATCAGGGAAATGAAATTTTGCCATAGCCAGTGTTAAAGCAACTTCATACACACTCTGCCTAGTAGCATGATTAAGGGTTAGTAACCCAATTGCTCCACCTTTTTGCTTTACATTTACGGTATCGAAAAGGCGGTCCATCACTCTTCCGAGCTCCTCACCTCGCTGAAGCGCTTGAAACACACTGACAGGTAAAGGCAAGCTTGCGCTGCGACTTACCGACCAATGTCCTTCATGATAAATTGCCACAAAAGCGAATGTGGCAGGGCCGTCTTCGAAAACGTCTACACCGCCTTCAATGGCGACGTACCACGCATCACTTAAACCACCTTGGTGCTGCGCTAGCATAGCTTTAATGCGATTTATTGCACCTAAACGCGTTTCTTCTTCCGTCATCGGCTGGTCGGCCACGCCACTTGGTACTTCAATTCCCTGCGCGTCGAAATCATGTTCAAGCGTGTCGGACAGTGCATTTTGCGCAGCATTTACTTTTACCGGGTTTGTAGAGCCTACAAAAATAGTGTCAGAGAGCATCGGTCAACCCGCTCCGTTTTGTTGATGAGGGTGAGATAAAATGTCGGCTATCATTAGGCGGTAATCGCGAACGGCAGGAAATTCCGTAATATTGCGATTGGGCAATTGACTGTCTGGATTGTCCACTGCTAGTAAATGCTTAATTCCAAACGTCTGAGCCGCCGTGAGTATAGGTAGAGAATCATCAACAAAAAGGGTTCGGTTATTTTCAAACTTAACGCTTTCTTGTAATCGTTTCCACAACAGTTGCGACTCTTTAGTCACGCCAAATTCATGAGTAGAAATTAAGTGATCGATGTGCGCGTCCAGCTGTGTGTACTCCAGTTTCAACGCAAGGCTATTAGGGTGCGCGTTAGTCACCAGCACAACCTGCCTGCCAGATTCATGGAGTGCTTTCAAAAAGGGAATGGTGTCATCACGAAGCTTTAATAAATGCGCTAGCTCTCGCTTAAGCGGCATAAACTCCGTTTCTAAATCCAATGATAGTGACTCCGCCCAGTAGTCTAAACAATACCACTGTAGTTGACCAAAAACAGCGTCGTAACGCTTCGTCATTTCAGCGCGACTTTGCGCCTCACTGATACCACGGATTTGCGCAAGACGTTTTGGTAAATGGGTCAACCAGAATTGATTGTCGTAATGCAAGTCTAAAAGGGTGCCGTCCATATCAAGCAGCACGGTTTCGATTTCATTCCAAGGCAGAAAGGGCAAGCGATTTTCCTTATAATGAAGTAAGCTAGATTCTGTGAACGTATGATAACAAAGTTGTAGCAATAGACATGTCGAAAATTGATCCGAACAAAAAACTGCCGCACATCCATTCTCGTGAAATTGTCGCACAGAGCAAACTCTTTAGGGTAGAACGCCTTGACCTTGAGTTTTCTAACGGCGAGACCCGAGAGTTCGAGCGTATGGCGGGGGGAAGTCGCGGGGCAGTGATGATTGTGCCCATGCTTGACGACGATACGCTTATATTAATCCGAGAATATGCTGCTGGCACACACTCATATCAATTAGGATTTCCAAAAGGGCTTATCGACCCGGGAGAAACCGCACTAGAGGCTGCCAACCGCGAGTTGCAGGAAGAAGCAGGTTTTGCCGCTAACGATTTAGTAGAACTGCACAAAGTCAGTATGGCGCCTACGTTCTTCAACGCTAATATGACGATTGTTATTGCTAAAAATTTGTATCCGCAATGTTTAGAAGGTGATGAGCCCGAACCGCTAGAGGTTATCCACTGGCCTTTATCGGAAGCTGATGCTTTACTTGCACGAGAAGACTTTGTTGAAGCCCGCTGTATTGCGGCACTGTTTTTAGCCCAAAAGTGGCTTAAGGAACAATAAACTATGCCCGA
It contains:
- the yjjX gene encoding inosine/xanthosine triphosphatase — its product is MLSDTIFVGSTNPVKVNAAQNALSDTLEHDFDAQGIEVPSGVADQPMTEEETRLGAINRIKAMLAQHQGGLSDAWYVAIEGGVDVFEDGPATFAFVAIYHEGHWSVSRSASLPLPVSVFQALQRGEELGRVMDRLFDTVNVKQKGGAIGLLTLNHATRQSVYEVALTLAMAKFHFPDLYTD
- the yrfG gene encoding GMP/IMP nucleotidase; the protein is MPFLPWNEIETVLLDMDGTLLDLHYDNQFWLTHLPKRLAQIRGISEAQSRAEMTKRYDAVFGQLQWYCLDYWAESLSLDLETEFMPLKRELAHLLKLRDDTIPFLKALHESGRQVVLVTNAHPNSLALKLEYTQLDAHIDHLISTHEFGVTKESQLLWKRLQESVKFENNRTLFVDDSLPILTAAQTFGIKHLLAVDNPDSQLPNRNITEFPAVRDYRLMIADILSHPHQQNGAG
- the nudE gene encoding ADP compounds hydrolase NudE, producing MSKIDPNKKLPHIHSREIVAQSKLFRVERLDLEFSNGETREFERMAGGSRGAVMIVPMLDDDTLILIREYAAGTHSYQLGFPKGLIDPGETALEAANRELQEEAGFAANDLVELHKVSMAPTFFNANMTIVIAKNLYPQCLEGDEPEPLEVIHWPLSEADALLAREDFVEARCIAALFLAQKWLKEQ